The Rhodococcus rhodochrous DNA window GTACGCGTGTCGCCACCGGTGGACCGTTTCGCTGGGTAGGGTAGGAGTTCGAAGCAGCGGTGACCACACCGATCGTCGACCGGTGACGGTTCCGCGCCGAGTACAGGAGGAGGTCGGCGGCTATGGCACAGGAGCAGACCACACGCGGTGGCGGCGGAGACGACGACGAGGTCGTCGGTGACGGCGGTGCCGGTCAGGAGCGTCGCGAGAAGCTCGCCTCGGACACCGACGATCTTCTCGACGAGATCGACGACGTGCTCGAGGAGAACGCAGAGGACTTCGTGCGGGCATATGTGCAGAAAGGTGGCCAGTGACAGCCGAACGATCCTCTCTTCCCTACCGCGAGGTGCAGCCGAAGCTGCACCTCGCGTCGCCCTTGTCGTCGTTCTCCGACCACCTGCGGATGCACGCCCCGGAGATGCTGCCGGAGAACCGGTTCCGG harbors:
- a CDS encoding ubiquitin-like protein Pup — encoded protein: MAQEQTTRGGGGDDDEVVGDGGAGQERREKLASDTDDLLDEIDDVLEENAEDFVRAYVQKGGQ